Proteins encoded in a region of the Xylocopa sonorina isolate GNS202 chromosome 1, iyXylSono1_principal, whole genome shotgun sequence genome:
- the Pcx gene encoding pecanex isoform X3: MGSQTLEILRQGVWASLTGGWFYDPHLDVFSNTFHLYIWLFLLCLPFIIYLYFPPTLYVLVAYCSSIGALFGTIKCVNHALHCMYDTTECLEESGQTISQQRSESEKRRTVLNKCREQSQDQGDHGIELQVLSGKTDTPPVECSSRNSFIESNAQNADADSITSEYNRDKPSSTIDLKVEIHRKNSSESSEEAQQLTKPMISGIDVAEVEVASMQCHEPRFRNIINERKLKRQKCVVITKEDRQNSRKLCRHTSEDSQNRHSKQGNLGKTGSESQIKQTSSLELEHHGDDYPYWKSNQSVRRLNSNSIPMEAHLMNDHPQSLEIISKKEDTEKNKISSHPKSLEVITKKPYQQLIHPQSLETIGATNKNINTTDDNNLPLHPQSLETINTKKVLPQNTLKKNQLQLLPYLSYGSEIVHPIAEQSDEQFANESSGGFSLRDSYSPLLTRKTSETNATSNRDRSLSTGRFDDRFSRFNEDGGVDNDSANSRDALIEEPKSDIKRRYSNASQSSREFSDLENLFKDMQDKSKNIDDSLNVGSVVGIDQLFENGECKTESRTNKALHNKESDSGSSSTMPFDYPTYSSNMENEVKRMLLPQVETDNKRHQGAIPKQSRPKPAVEAIDDNITTTEQTRPKLKRTLEFKGEKDRRRGERFDRFEQTSGSNNELSTISLSSFLATLLTSGRELPGQSSTVSDLRLSRNSENRNSRKRRGPLKCSIRQQRLSRDRNRDDTLVSLTALFGLLSNEEYHVVANHNDTVEAVPYFRDENGRWLAYTLDEKGSGVAAAAQVPPNNNDKLLNTLLRQQLNQNLHYDANWELIDSLSNSYSSLSLNSPDLSVIIDTPPVLSSPESNQTKAQNSLSSNPVESSEREQFHQNNGNSIQCELETMERDQFHQDIVSRIESMRERNRRLRNLLGYFNLNIYPADLNRRDRPALTLQTCAVGDINTSLSWNRFIGGLGGSESKPKQSRQDKQYYYKWKIGKLPHIKVRFDRLFLLALLDRNLTVFETIISTFLAVTVAGLGLMLLQQGFYRDIFAFMFCFVTAGCQYSLLKSVQPDAASPTHGFNRIIVFSRPVYYILCSGFILIFNESLRNFKASEFRVYGLRIADYDVILQIRNVLLIFLLCFPIVFSLGLLPQINTFLMYFCEHVDIHLFGGNATTSLISSIYCLCRSIVTVVILYGFAYGALTEPKSSQHILFSIFAGLLVAISYHLSRSSSDPTVIWDIVKTNLWPPDAYTEEKEAKIIENIPRRENIPTTYKEAKIRTSGRKKHVKIKVGEQMSDTELVDPLPEKLRATVNARLKNDLIVCAVIGTLSFGIHCSTVFTALQPELNPVLWGIASCLGFLLHYIVPQLRKQLPWLCLSRPVLRSHEHAQFEVCEPVKIMWFEKAYVCLCFVERNVLYPVVFLGALTECSSKIVSKFGESVGALIIVVCGLKSLRSAYSDPSTRYLVLIFAVLFFKLDVRNLSETFLVDYFVTGIAFAKIYELLLKIRFVVTYIAPWQITWGSAFHAFAQPFSVPHSAMLFLQAGISAILSTPLNPLLGSAIFISSYVRPVKFWERDYKTRRVDHSNTRMSSHLDRNLGADDNNLNSIFYEQLTRSLQHSLYGDLALGRWGNVEQGDCFLLASDYLNCLVHVVQLGNGLVTFQLRGLEFRGTYCQQREVEAVFEGIEDNGSCCCCEMGHFSNVLSVNAAFSQRWLAWEVASAKYVLEGYSISNNSAVSMLQVFEFRKVLVTYYVKSIVFYAVKSPKLKYWLENSDISDALKITLDKNFVDLDPVFNLSIHEDYDIRACGITRSSFCNVYLDWIQYCVTKHDKTLDKSRNSPLVSLCLSLSLLGRRVLGALSHNTVSSVEFFLYGLHALFKGDFRITSVRDEWVLHDVDLLRSVVAKGVRMALKLHQDHFMSPEQYSEPSALYEAIDSHDKNLVISHEADPLWRNAVLNGAPSLLALRHVLDDGIDEYKVIMLNKRFLSFRVIKMNRECVRGLWAGQQQELVYLRNRNPERGSIQNAKQALRNIINSSCDQPIGYPIYVSPLTTSYAETNEQLCSIIGGPLSLGVIKTNILKLWQSIIYRIRRRCGQGCSSGGTGSQDDGGFGNNGVYAMTTYNIHLDSGYQIGGSTGRGSLGRANTGSLGGNRGSLASVGKPTSSTLASLAGLLSNSDIKTETKSETSFTSKLEKDEVLQRVRIIDPNQVYDAINLGRRIDVIWPDERMRQQGGRSGWQHWVPERGMEGCVVHCWSPNHRDPNRRSHVDKVILLVKIDDKYVPIAEQGVRDLGAEV, translated from the exons ATGGGTTCTCAAACGCTGGAAATTTTGAGACAAGGCGTCTGGGCGAGCCTGACAGGAGGCTGGTTTTACGATCCCCATCTCGACGTTTTTTCAAATACCTTTCATCTGTACATTTGGCTTTTCCTACTCTGCTTACCATTTATCATATATCTT TATTTCCCACCAACTTTATACGTTTTGGTGGCGTACTGTTCTTCGATTGGAGCACTTTTTGGTACAATAAAGTGTGTTAACCATGCACTCCATTGCATGTACGATACGACCGAGTGTTTAGAGGAATCAGGTCAAACTATTAGCCAACAAAGATCTGAAAGTGAAAAAAGACGCACAGTGCTTAATAAATGCAGGGAGCAATCGCAAGATCAGGGAGATCATGGAATAGAACTACAAGTTTTAAGTG GTAAAACAGATACACCACCTGTAGAATGCTCATCGCGTAACTCTTTTATTGAATCGAATGCGCAAAACGCAGATGCGGATAGTATAACATCCGAGTATAATCGTGATAAACCTAGTTCAACCATAGATTTGAAAGTAGAAATTCACAGAAAAAATAGCTCGGAAAGTTCAGAAGAAGCGCAACAGCTGACTAAACCAATGATATCTGGGATAGACGTAGCTGAAGTGGAAGTAGcttccatgcaatgccatgaaCCACGTTTTCGAAATATAATAAATG AAAGAAAGTTGAAAAGACAAAAGTGTGTCGTTATTACCAAAGAAGATCGACAGAATTCCAGAAAGTTATGCAGACACACATCTGAAGATTCACAAAATCGCCATTCTAAACAGGGTAATCTTGGTAAAACGGGCTCTGAAAGTCAAATAAAGCAAACAAGTTCATTAGAATTGGAACATCACGGAGATGATTATCCTTATTGGAAATCAAATCAAAGTGTTCGCCGTCTCAATTCCAATTCAATTCCAATGGAAGCACATTTAATGAACGATCATCCACAGAGTTTAGAAATTATATCGAAAAAAGAAGATacggaaaaaaataaaatttcgtCGCATCCAAAATCTTTAGAG GTTATTACGAAAAAACCATATCAACAACTCATTCATCCACAAAGTCTTGAAACGATTGGTGCtactaataaaaatataaacacTACAGATGACAATAACTTACCTCTTCATCCGCAAAGTCTCGAAACAATTAATACTAAAAAG GTATTACCTCAaaatacattaaaaaaaaacCAATTGCAACTATTACCATATCTTAGTTATGGATCAGAAATAGTGCATCCTATAGCCGAACAAAGTGATGAACAATTTGCTAATGAAAGTTCTGGGGGATTTAGCCTTCGAGATTCTTATAGTCCGTTACTTACACGCAAGACTTCTGAAACTAATGCTACCTCTAATCGGGACAGAAGTCTTAGTACTGGCCGATTTGATGATAGGTTTTCAAG gtTTAATGAAGACGGAGGAGTAGATAATGATTCCGCAAATTCTCGCGACGCATTAATTGAAGAACCAAAGTCTGATATTAAAAGAAGATACAGTAATGCAAGCCAAAGCAGTCGCGAATTCTCAGATTTAGAGAACTTGTTTAAAGACATGCAAGATAAATCGAAAAATATAGATGATTCGTTAAATGTAGGTAGTGTCGTGGGAATAGATCAATTATTCGAAAATGGTGAGTGCAAGACAGAATCACGAACAAATAAAG CATTACATAATAAAGAATCGGACTCTGGTTCGTCTAGTACAATGCCTTTCGACTATCCGACGTATTCATCGAATATGGAAAATGAGGTGAAAAGAATGTTACTTCCGCAAGTAGAAACAGATAACAAACGACACCAAGGTGCAATACCCAAACAAAGCCGTCCAAAACCTGCAGTAGAAGCTATAGATGATAATATTACTACTACTGAACAAACCCGGCCGAAATTGAAACGAACATTAGAATTCAAAGGTGAGAAAGATAGAAGAAGAGGTGAAAGATTTGATAGATTTGAGCAAACTAGTGGTTCAAACAACGAGTTAAGTACAATTAGTCTATCTTCCTTCCTAGCTACGTTATTGACTTCTGGCCGAGAATTACCTGGTCAGTCCAGTACTGTGTCCGATTTAAGATTAAGTCGCAATTCAGAAAATCGAAATTCACGAAAAAGACGCGGCCCGTTGAAATGTTCGATCAGACAACAGCGTCTATCACGGGACAGAAATCGAGACGATACACTTGTATCGCTTACCGCTTTATTTGGATTACTATCAAACGAAGAATATCACGTGGTTGCTAACCATAACGATACTGTAGAAGCTGTACCTTATTTTCGTGATGAAAATGGACGTTGGTTAGCTTACACCTTAGATGAGAAAGGATCTGGTGTTGCTGCAGCCGCGCAAGTTCCtcctaataataatgataaattATTGAATACGTTATTACGTCAACAACTTAATCAAAATTTACATTACGATGCCAATTGGGAGTTGATAGACTCCTTGAGTAACAGTTACAGTAGTTTATCTTTGAATTCGCCAGATTTAAGTGTTATAATAGATACACCACCAGTTTTATCCAGTCCGGAAAGCAATCAGACTAAGGCACAAAATTCATTATCATCGAATCCAGTGGAAAGTTCGGAACGTGAACAATTTCATCAAAATAATGGAAATTCTATTCAGTGTGAACTTGAAACCATGGAACGTGACCAGTTTCATCAAGATATAGTGTCGCGTATAGAGTCAATGAGAGAAAGAAATCGGAGATTGCGAAATTTGTTGGGTTATTTTAATTTGAACATTTACCCAGCAGATTTGAATCGACGTGATAGGCCTGCCTTAACGTTACAGACGTGTGCAGTAGGTGACATAAACACAAGTTTATCGTGGAACCGATTTATCGGCGGCTTGGGCGGATCCGAATCTAAACCTAAACAATCAAGACAAGACAAGCAATATTATTACAAATGGAAAATCGGCAAATTACCACATATCAAAGTGCGATTCGATCGTTTATTTTTATTAGCCTTATTGGATCGAAATTTGACAGTATTCGAAACAATAATCTCAACGTTTTTAGCGGTTACTGTTGCAGGATTGGGTCTCATGTTGCTCCAACAAGGATTTTATCGCGATATATTCGCCTTCATGTTTTGTTTCGTAACTGCCGGATGTCAGTATTCGTTATTAAAGTCGGTTCAGCCTGATGCTGCTTCGCCAACACATGGATTCAATCGTATTATAGTATTTTCACGGCctgtatattacatattatgCTCAGGGTTCATATTGATATTTAATGAATCTTTGAGGAACTTTAAAGCGTCCGAATTTCGGGTATACGGTTTGCGAATTGCCGACTACGATGTTATATTACAAATTCGTAACGTCTTGTTAATTTTTCTTCTCTGCTTCCCCATTGTATTTTCATTAGGTTTACTCCCGCAAATTAACACATTTCTAATGTATTTCTGTGAACATGTAGACATCCATTTGTTCGGTGGAAATGCGACTACGAGTCTAATCTCTTCGATATATTGTCTTTGTCGCAGTATCGTTACTGTTGTTATATTGTATGGATTCGCTTATGGAGCACTTACAGAGCCTAAATCTTCGCAACACATATTGTTCTCAATTTTTGCGGGTTTATTAGTTGCTATATCGTATCATTTAAGTAGATCATCCTCGGATCCTACTGTTATATGGGACATTGTCAAAACGAATTTATGGCCGCCGGACGCCTACACGGAGGAGAAAGAAGCTAAGATTATTGAAAACATACCTCGTAGAGAAAATATACCGACAACGTATAAAGAAGCGAAGATTAGAACGTCTGGCAGAAAGAAGCACGTAAAGATTAAAGTTGGTGAACAAATGTCGGACACGGAATTGGTTGATCCATTACCTGAGAAATTAAGAGCAACGGTGAATGCAAGATTAAAGAATGATTTAATAGTATGTGCGGTGATAGGCACGTTATCTTTTGGAATCCATTGTTCAACTGTGTTTACAGCCTTGCAACCAGAACTGAATCCAGTTTTATGGGGTATCGCAAGTTGCCTCGGATTTCTATTACACTACATTGTACCGCAACTCCGAAAACAATTACCGTGGTTGTGCTTGTCAAGACCCGTGTTACGTAGCCATGAACACGCACAATTTGAAGTTTGCGAGCCCGTGAAGATTATGTGGTTCGAGAAAGCGTACGTTTGCCTTTGCTTCGTGGAGAGGAACGTTCTTTATCCAGTGGTGTTTTTGGGAGCGCTCACGGAATGCTCGTCGAAAATTGTGTCGAAATTCGGAGAAAGCGTAGGAGCATTGATCATAGTTGTATGCGGATTAAAATCGTTAAGATCAGCATATTCTGACCCATCAACACGTTACCTGGTACTGATCTTTGCCGTTCTGTTTTTCAAACTGGACGTTCGAAATCTTAGTGAAACATTTTTGGTAGATTATTTCGTCACTGGGatagcatttgcaaaaatttacgagTTATTGTTAAAAATACGATTCGTAGTCACATATATCGCGCCTTGGCAAATCACTTGGGGTAGTGCGTTTCATGCGTTCGCTCAGCCGTTCTCCGTTCcgcattctgcaatgttatttCTGCAAGCAGGGATATCTGCGATCTTAAGTACCCCTTTAAATCCCTTGTTAGGCAGCGCGATATTCATATCGTCATACGTACGCCCGGTAAAATTCTGGGAACGGGACTACAAAACAAGGAGAGTGGATCATTCGAATACACGAATGTCCTCGCATTTGGATCGAAATCTCGGCGCGGATGATAACAATTTAAATTCGATCTTTTACGAACAATTAACCAGATCACTGCAGCACAGCCTATACGGAGATCTTGCTCTTGGTCGCTGGGGAAACGTAGAGCAAGGTGACTGCTTCCTATTAGCATCCGATTACTTAAACTGTTTGGTTCACGTTGTTCAATTAGGAAACGGATTAGTGACTTTCCAATTGAGAGGCCTTGAGTTTAGAGGAACATATTGCCAGCAAAGAGAA GTAGAAGCAGTCTTTGAGGGTATCGAGGACAATGGTAGTTGTTGTTGCTgcgaaatgggacacttctcaaACGTATTAAGTGTTAATGCAGCTTTTAGCCAACGTTGGCTTGCTTGGGAAGTAGCAAGCGCAAAGTATGTTTTAGAAGGATACTCGATTTCGAATAATTCAGCGGTCTCTATGCTTCAAGTGTTTGAATTTCGTAAAGTACTAGTTACTTATTACGTTAAAAGTATCGTTTTCTACGCTGTTAAGTCACCAAAACTGAAATACTGGTTGGAAAATTCCGATATCTCGGATGCTTTGAAAATAACTCTTGACAAGAACTTTGTCGATCTGGATCCTGTTTTCAATCTGAGCATCCACGAAGACTATGACATCCGAGCATGCGGTATCACAAGGAGCAGTTTTTGTAATGTTTATTTGGATTGGATTCAATATTGTGTTACTAAGCATGATAAG ACATTAGACAAGTCGAGAAATTCACCGTTGGTATCCTTGTGTCTTTCTTTAAGTCTCTTGGGAAGACGTGTTTTGGGAGCGCTATCTCACAATACTGTTTCCAGCGTTGAATTTTTTTTATACGGTCTACATGCTCTTTTCAAAG GAGATTTTCGCATAACATCTGTCCGAGATGAATGGGTTTTGCACGATGTTGActtattgcgaagcgtcgtaGCAAAAGGTGTAAGAATGGCATTAAAACTGCACCAAGATCATTTTATGAGCCCAGAACAATATAGCGAACCATCTGCCCTTTACGAAGCTATAGATAGTCACGATAAAAATCTGGTAATTAGTCACGAAGCAGATCCACTTTGGAGGAACGCCGTTTTAAATGGTGCACCTAGTCTTTTGGCCCTCAG ACATGTACTTGATGATGGTATCGATGAATATAAAGTGATAATGCTTAACAAGCGTTTTTTAAGTTTTCGAGTAATTAAAATGAATCGTGAATGCGTTCGCGGTTTGTGGGCTGGTCAACAACAAGAATTAGTTTACTTGAGAAATAGGAATCCAGAGCGAGGCTCTATACAAAACGCTAAACAAGCTCTCAGAAATATAATAAATAGTTCATGCGATCAACCGATTGGATATCCGATTTACGTTTCGCCACTAACAACTAGTTATGCAGAAACAAACGAACAATTGTGTTCCATAATTGGAGGACCTTTAAGCCTCGGtgtaattaaaacaaatatcttaaaattatggcAAAG taTAATTTATAGAATCAGAAGAAGATGTGGTCAGGGGTGTTCATCTGGGGGAACTGGGTCTCAAGATGATGGTGGTTTTGGAAATAACGGAGTATATGCAATGActacatataacattcatttag ATTCTGGATATCAAATCGGTGGATCGACTGGACGTGGTTCTTTGGGTAGAGCCAATACCGGATCATTGGGTGGAAACAGAGGATCGTTGGCTTCAGTTGGAAAGCCTACAAGCTCGACGCTTGCTAGTTTAGCTGGTCTTCTTAGTAATAGCGACATTAAAACTGAAACCAAAAGTGAAACAAGTTTTACGAGTAAACTTGAAAAGGATGAAGTTTTACAACGAGTGCGC ATCATAGATCCTAATCAAGTGTACGATGCTATTAACTTGGGTCGCCGCATAGACGTAATTTGGCCAGACGAAAGAATGAGGCAACAGGGTGGTAGATCTGGATGGCAGCATTGGGTACCTGAAAGAGGTATGGAAGGATGTGTTGTTCATTGTTGGTCTCCCAATCATCGTGATCCTAATCGGCGATCTCACGTAGATAAAGTTATCCTACTCGTTAAGATTGATGATAAATACGTTCCAATAGCGGAACAAGGTGTAAGAGATTTGGGGGCGGAAGTATGA